The Methylomusa anaerophila genome has a segment encoding these proteins:
- the fba gene encoding class II fructose-1,6-bisphosphate aldolase, with amino-acid sequence MTTKFVPMDEMLNAAKNGGYAIGHFNTNNMEWTKAILTASQQDLSPLIMSVSEGAAKYMGGFRTATALIEAMMEDLQITIPVALHLDHGSYEGGIKALEAGFSSIMFDGSHLPFEENMKRTAELVELTRKKGASLEAEVGAIGGEEDGMASAGEIASPEECKQIAALGITALAAGIGNIHGIYPANWKGLNFDALAAIKAVADILLVLHGGSGIPEDQVKKAISLGVSKVNVNTEFQVVFAKATRKYIEAGKDLEGKGFDPRKLLKPGYEAIVQEVHAKIALFGSANKA; translated from the coding sequence ATGACAACAAAGTTTGTCCCGATGGATGAAATGCTTAATGCGGCCAAGAACGGGGGTTACGCAATTGGTCATTTCAACACAAACAACATGGAGTGGACTAAAGCTATTTTGACTGCCTCTCAGCAAGACCTTTCGCCGCTCATAATGAGTGTATCCGAAGGTGCTGCCAAGTACATGGGGGGATTTAGGACTGCGACGGCATTAATCGAAGCCATGATGGAAGATTTGCAAATTACTATACCTGTTGCACTACATCTTGATCACGGCTCTTATGAGGGAGGAATCAAAGCGCTTGAAGCTGGATTCTCCTCTATCATGTTCGACGGTTCACATCTCCCGTTCGAAGAGAACATGAAGCGCACTGCGGAATTGGTTGAGTTGACACGCAAGAAAGGCGCTTCTCTGGAAGCCGAAGTCGGTGCGATCGGCGGAGAAGAAGACGGCATGGCGTCTGCCGGAGAAATTGCCTCCCCTGAGGAATGCAAACAGATTGCCGCTTTAGGGATCACCGCTTTGGCGGCGGGGATCGGCAACATTCACGGGATCTACCCGGCAAACTGGAAAGGTTTGAATTTTGACGCGCTCGCCGCGATTAAAGCGGTCGCAGACATTCTACTTGTTCTGCATGGTGGCAGCGGAATTCCCGAAGATCAAGTCAAAAAGGCAATCTCACTCGGCGTCTCGAAAGTAAACGTCAACACAGAATTCCAAGTAGTGTTTGCCAAAGCTACGCGCAAATATATAGAAGCTGGCAAAGATCTCGAAGGCAAAGGCTTTGACCCTAGAAAGTTGCTCAAACCCGGTTATGAAGCTATCGTGCAGGAAGTGCACGCCAAAATTGCTCTTTTTGGTTCTGCCAACAAGGCATAA
- a CDS encoding beta/alpha barrel domain-containing protein, whose product MQYNKPIQLVDTTLRDGEQAAGVVFTAEDKRDIAIALDQAGVPWIEAGTPAMGEEEQEAMRYILSAPLKATIFAWNRAVKADIEASLGCGFSFLHISVPVSDFHIEQKLEKSREWVLDRLRESVGYARSFGCSISVGAEDASRADPEFFLKVAELAEKLGARRIRYADTVGRLDPFRTFEAMQSLIPRCPLPIEFHCHNDFGLATANTIAAFRAGILLGSTTVLGLGERAGNANFEQVVKALHKFLDCDAGIDTAKLDHLAKVVAKASCRPTFG is encoded by the coding sequence ATGCAGTACAATAAACCCATTCAACTGGTAGACACGACTCTACGGGATGGGGAACAGGCAGCAGGGGTTGTATTTACAGCCGAGGACAAACGTGACATCGCCATTGCTCTCGATCAGGCCGGCGTTCCGTGGATCGAAGCGGGAACGCCGGCCATGGGAGAGGAGGAGCAGGAAGCGATGCGATATATCCTGTCTGCACCGCTTAAGGCCACGATCTTTGCCTGGAATCGAGCGGTAAAAGCGGATATTGAGGCCTCCCTGGGCTGTGGTTTTTCTTTTTTGCATATATCTGTGCCTGTGTCGGATTTTCACATTGAGCAAAAACTGGAAAAAAGCCGGGAATGGGTGCTGGACCGGTTGCGGGAAAGCGTTGGTTATGCCCGCAGCTTTGGCTGCAGCATTTCGGTGGGGGCCGAGGACGCGTCCCGGGCCGATCCGGAATTTTTTCTCAAAGTTGCCGAACTGGCAGAAAAACTGGGCGCCCGGCGTATCCGTTATGCCGACACGGTCGGCCGGCTTGATCCTTTTCGTACGTTTGAGGCAATGCAATCCCTCATACCGCGTTGCCCGTTGCCCATAGAGTTTCATTGCCATAACGACTTTGGCTTAGCCACAGCCAATACCATCGCCGCCTTTCGGGCCGGTATCCTTTTGGGCAGCACCACGGTACTGGGGCTGGGAGAGCGGGCCGGCAATGCCAATTTTGAACAGGTAGTGAAAGCGCTGCACAAATTTTTGGACTGTGATGCGGGCATTGATACGGCAAAGCTGGACCATTTAGCAAAAGTAGTCGCCAAAGCAAGCTGCAGACCAACTTTTGGATGA
- the nifB gene encoding nitrogenase cofactor biosynthesis protein NifB: MTMLPVYGKGEVKKMNCSAHQSSNKLTQETLAKMKKHPCYSADAQHQHARMHLPVAPRCNIGCNYCNRKYDCLHESRPGVTSEVLTPAAARQKYLIVKEKIENLSVVGIAGPGDALADWANTQKTIQEIQACDPEVIFCLSTNGLLLPEYAAEIVALGLKHVTVTLNTLEPETGARIYKYVNYRGKRYEGAEGAAILLKNQLAGIAYLAGQGVAVKVNIVMIPDINDREIPAIVKKAKELGAFITNIMPLIPAPGSAFQDYPQTSMTDINNMRKACQADLQQMTHCRQCRADAIGFLGDDRSLEFRGCSKLPAEPVTIAGKTEKTYKIAVATKHGRLVDQHFGHAAELSIYQGDGDKFQLLEKRQVAQYCTGGEECDPQESVKEKTISAIKDCDAVISLRIGYAAKQNLAQNNIVSVEYYDTVENGLKYAVQALK; the protein is encoded by the coding sequence ATGACAATGTTGCCGGTCTACGGGAAGGGCGAGGTGAAGAAAATGAACTGTTCTGCCCACCAAAGCAGCAATAAGTTAACCCAGGAGACACTGGCGAAGATGAAAAAACACCCCTGTTATTCTGCCGATGCCCAGCACCAGCATGCCAGAATGCATCTGCCCGTAGCGCCCCGGTGCAATATCGGCTGTAATTATTGCAACCGGAAATATGACTGCCTGCATGAGAGCCGGCCCGGTGTTACCAGCGAGGTCCTGACGCCGGCAGCGGCGCGGCAGAAATATTTGATAGTCAAGGAGAAAATTGAGAATTTAAGCGTGGTGGGCATCGCCGGTCCCGGAGATGCCCTGGCTGACTGGGCCAATACCCAAAAGACCATCCAGGAGATTCAGGCATGTGATCCGGAGGTAATATTCTGTCTTTCCACCAATGGGCTGCTGCTGCCCGAGTATGCCGCCGAAATTGTGGCCTTGGGCCTTAAGCATGTCACTGTTACGTTAAACACCCTGGAACCGGAAACCGGGGCCCGGATTTATAAATATGTCAACTATCGCGGAAAAAGGTACGAGGGAGCGGAAGGAGCCGCTATCTTACTGAAAAATCAGCTGGCCGGCATCGCTTACCTGGCTGGGCAGGGGGTGGCGGTTAAAGTGAATATCGTCATGATCCCGGATATCAACGACCGGGAGATTCCGGCCATCGTTAAAAAAGCAAAGGAATTAGGAGCCTTTATTACCAATATCATGCCTTTGATTCCCGCCCCGGGCAGTGCCTTTCAAGACTATCCCCAGACCAGTATGACCGACATCAATAACATGCGCAAAGCATGTCAGGCGGATTTACAGCAGATGACCCACTGCCGGCAGTGCCGGGCCGACGCCATTGGTTTTCTCGGTGACGACAGGTCGTTGGAATTCAGAGGCTGCTCCAAGTTGCCGGCTGAACCTGTAACGATTGCCGGGAAGACGGAGAAAACATATAAAATCGCCGTAGCCACCAAACACGGCCGGCTGGTTGACCAACATTTCGGCCATGCCGCGGAGCTATCCATTTATCAGGGTGACGGGGATAAATTCCAATTGCTTGAAAAGCGTCAGGTGGCCCAATATTGTACCGGCGGGGAAGAATGTGACCCCCAGGAATCGGTTAAGGAAAAAACCATCAGCGCCATTAAGGATTGTGATGCCGTGATATCCCTGCGTATCGGCTATGCCGCCAAGCAGAACCTGGCCCAAAACAATATTGTTAGTGTGGAGTATTACGACACAGTAGAAAACGGTTTAAAATATGCTGTGCAGGCGTTGAAGTAG
- a CDS encoding Fe-only nitrogenase accessory AnfO family protein, producing the protein MTKEIAVHTGEGGETAAIDVPGTIVFYRKQMGIWGVERTRDFALAPEKGLREMRKQVAELVADLGDCKVFVASAVNGVPYFELEKAGSSVWEFAGKPQDFLDYVLEKEEESAQAIAPESIVMPVPENLGKGCYRISIKEIQETGTGITSKQVLQPILRQENFHQLEVICNHIPPWLEADMMGGSFSCVSKKITPSESKVVIRKKKHGK; encoded by the coding sequence ATGACTAAGGAGATTGCCGTGCATACCGGGGAAGGCGGGGAGACTGCCGCCATTGATGTTCCGGGAACCATAGTTTTTTACCGCAAGCAAATGGGTATATGGGGCGTTGAACGGACAAGGGACTTTGCGCTGGCCCCGGAGAAAGGTTTGCGTGAGATGCGCAAACAGGTAGCGGAACTGGTTGCCGATCTGGGGGACTGCAAGGTATTCGTAGCCAGCGCTGTTAACGGTGTTCCCTACTTTGAACTGGAAAAAGCAGGGTCCAGCGTCTGGGAGTTTGCGGGCAAACCACAGGATTTTCTGGATTACGTGCTGGAAAAGGAAGAAGAGTCGGCACAGGCCATTGCTCCGGAATCTATCGTTATGCCTGTGCCGGAAAATTTAGGCAAGGGTTGTTACCGTATATCCATTAAAGAAATTCAGGAAACAGGTACGGGAATTACATCCAAACAGGTTTTGCAGCCGATTCTGCGGCAGGAAAATTTTCATCAGTTGGAAGTAATCTGCAACCATATTCCCCCGTGGCTGGAAGCCGATATGATGGGCGGCAGCTTCTCCTGTGTCAGTAAAAAAATTACCCCTAGTGAAAGCAAGGTTGTCATTCGCAAAAAAAAGCATGGAAAATAA
- a CDS encoding homocitrate synthase/isopropylmalate synthase family protein, with product MGGPIICHDQTLCEGFLSGLDHDGLSFITRTLQKIQVCNMDVPIVDIHKYKLPEELLKDNLRGKIRPSRKEVGSAYELGYQKVIVAYRHLPGQSLTLNLCLALDRIRSLGMEAALHIENASRLNIHELEGFWPILEGFAINALVYGDKESVLDPFATYEILTELQKSAPLPLEFHGHNAYGVATANAMSAIRAGVRRVATAVAGVGKRGHAPFEEVVMAAKHLLQEPGAAIDQHLAPSCEAIARCLGLQLPLDKAVVGKNIFAHESGLHVHGVAKNPELYEAFTPEEVGLTRHLVVGKHAGTTSLQVKLRERGIELSDTAAYRLLKKVRKKVVEQKSPLSNTELFQMYLAEGIC from the coding sequence ATGGGCGGTCCGATAATTTGCCATGATCAAACCCTGTGCGAAGGTTTTTTAAGCGGCTTGGATCATGACGGTTTGTCATTTATAACCCGTACCTTGCAGAAAATCCAAGTGTGCAATATGGATGTGCCCATTGTGGATATCCACAAATACAAACTGCCCGAAGAACTCTTAAAGGATAATCTGCGGGGAAAAATTCGCCCTAGCCGCAAAGAAGTTGGTTCAGCTTATGAATTGGGCTACCAAAAGGTAATCGTTGCCTACAGGCACCTTCCCGGGCAGAGTTTGACCTTGAACTTGTGCCTTGCCTTGGATCGCATTCGGAGCCTGGGGATGGAAGCCGCCTTGCATATAGAAAATGCGTCCCGGTTGAATATTCATGAACTGGAAGGTTTCTGGCCTATCCTAGAAGGCTTTGCCATAAATGCGCTGGTTTACGGTGATAAAGAAAGCGTATTGGACCCGTTTGCCACTTACGAAATACTGACAGAATTACAGAAAAGCGCCCCCTTGCCGCTGGAGTTTCATGGACATAACGCTTATGGAGTAGCTACGGCTAATGCAATGAGCGCCATACGGGCGGGAGTGCGCAGGGTGGCTACTGCGGTTGCCGGCGTAGGGAAACGGGGTCATGCGCCTTTTGAAGAAGTAGTGATGGCGGCAAAGCATTTGCTGCAGGAACCTGGTGCGGCAATCGACCAGCACCTGGCGCCGTCTTGTGAAGCAATTGCCAGGTGTTTAGGGCTGCAATTGCCGCTGGATAAAGCAGTAGTGGGGAAAAACATATTTGCCCATGAATCCGGTCTGCATGTGCATGGTGTTGCCAAGAATCCTGAGCTATATGAAGCCTTTACGCCGGAGGAAGTCGGTTTAACCCGGCATTTGGTGGTCGGTAAGCATGCAGGCACCACTTCGCTGCAGGTGAAATTGCGGGAACGGGGTATCGAGTTAAGCGATACAGCCGCCTACCGTCTGTTGAAAAAAGTACGCAAAAAGGTTGTTGAGCAAAAAAGTCCTTTGAGCAATACGGAGCTTTTCCAGATGTATCTGGCAGAGGGAATATGTTAA